GAATTGAAGAGGGAGAAATTTTTACAAGATAGAGCGTATCTTTTGACCCCTCTCTTGCATCTAACCTTAGTGAGGAGGTGATGCAAGATGTTGTTTCTTGTCAAGAGTAAGTGGCAGATTGAAAAGGCACCTGAACTTGCCCAAAAGATGGCCACTGGGGAGATCCCTGAGATAGCAAAATGGGAAGGATACTGTGCAGTCTCTGATTCATCAATTGGCTTCAATCTTTATGAAGCTAAGGATGAAGAAGATCTTCGCAGGATGTGGGAACCCTATCTTCCTTATGGAAAAATTTTAGAGATAACTGCTGTTATGACTGTTGGTGAGTTGATG
Above is a genomic segment from bacterium containing:
- a CDS encoding DUF3303 family protein, which codes for MLFLVKSKWQIEKAPELAQKMATGEIPEIAKWEGYCAVSDSSIGFNLYEAKDEEDLRRMWEPYLPYGKILEITAVMTVGELMQGIQK